In Clarias gariepinus isolate MV-2021 ecotype Netherlands chromosome 1, CGAR_prim_01v2, whole genome shotgun sequence, one DNA window encodes the following:
- the LOC128520535 gene encoding E3 ubiquitin-protein ligase TRIM39-like, whose product MIMAFSGSLLTEDQLQCSICLDVFTDPVSTPCGHNYCMICLRGAWDSSSHCRCLVCKKDFSKRPELRVNTFISGLAAQFKKQIPLKPKKVLCDSCTEEKLEAVKSCLHCGVSFCNTHLITHITTAKLMKHKLMEPVENLEDYICQKHERPLELFCRDCQTCVCQFCTEGHHRTHHTVPVEEESKDNKTELWMIHAGIQQMIQDLLKKIQEIKHSTKLYKNNTEKEKIDSVEIFSALMICIVTSLADLPKVMEKEKATERQAEEFIKDLKQEITELKRRNTELEQLSHTEDHLHLLQIYPSLCSPPHTQDWTDVTINSHLSVESLRRKIMQELLNNAMEKFVHIELKRIQQHAVDVILDPDTANPCLSVSNDGKEVTCENIIKKLPDNPERFDRCICVLGKEGFSSGRFYYEVDVKGKTKWDLGVVRETVNRKGNITACPENGFWCVSWNNQVGYVALDSASIPLSSKQPPQKVGVFVDYEEGLVSFYNVEAKHHMYSFTGQTFTEKLYPFFSPGLNEDGGNSVPLIIYPWAQNQD is encoded by the exons atga TCATGGCTTTCTCTGGGAGTCTCCTTACTGAAGATCAGCTCCAGTGCTCTATCTGTCTGGATGTGTTCACTGATCCAGTCTCTACTCCATGTGGACACAACTACTGTATGATCTGTCTCAGAGGGGCCTGGGACAGCAGTTCACACTGCCGGTGTCTGGTgtgtaaaaaagatttttccaAAAGACCTGAGTTACGTGTTAATACTTTCATCTCTGGACTAGCTGCTCAATTTAAGAAGCAAATTCCCCTCAAGCCTAAGAAGGTTCTGTGTGATTCCTGCACTGAGGAAAAGCTGGAGGCTGTAAAGTCCTGTCTGCACTGTGGAGTTTCTTTCTGTAACACTCATCTTATAACCCATATAACTACAGCTAAACTAATGAAGCACAAACTGATGGAGCCtgtggagaacctggaggattACATCTGCCAGAAACATGAGAGACCCCTGGAGCTGTTCTGTAGAGACTGtcagacgtgtgtgtgtcagttctgTACTGAGGGACACCACAGAACTCACCACACTGTTCCTGTAGAGGAGGAGAGTAAAGATAATAAG ACTGAGTTGTGGATGATTCATGCAGGAATTCAGCAGATGATTCAGGACCTACTGAAGAAAATTCAGGAAATCAAACATTCTACAAAACTGTATAAA AACaacacagaaaaagaaaaaatagacaGTGTGGAGATCTTTAGTGCTCTGATGATCTGCATTGTGACAAGCCTTGCTGACCTACCTAAAGTAATGGAGAAGGAAAAGGCAACAGAGAGGCAGGCTGAAGAGTTCATTAAAGATCTGAAGCAGGAAATCACTGAGCTAAAGAGGAGAaacactgagctggagcagctctcacacactgagGATCACCTCCACCTCCTACAG atttaccCGTCACTGTGCAGCCCTCCACACACCCAGGACTGGACTGATGTCACAATTAACTCTCATCTCAGTGTGGAGAGTCTGAGGAGGAAAATAATGCAAGAACTACTTAATAATGCAATGGAAAAGTTTGTTCACATTG AGCTAAAGAGAATTCAGCAACATGCAG TGGATGTAATACTGGATCCTGACACAGCAAATCCTTGTCTTTCCGTGTCTAATGATGGCAAAGAGGTCACATGTGAAAACATAATAAAGAAGCTTCCTGATAACCCAGAGAGGTTTGATCGTTGCATTTGTGTGCTGGGAAAAGAAGGATTCTCCTCAGGAAGATTTTATTATGAAGTCGATGTCAAAGGGAAAACTAAGTGGGATTTAGGCGTGGTCAGAGAGACTGTTAATAGGAAGGGAAACATTACGGCCTGCCCTGAAAATGGATTTTGGTGTGTGTCTTGGAATAATCAGGTTGGATATGTAGCGCTAGATTCTGCTTCAATCCCTCTCTCCTCGAAACAACCTCCTCAGAAGGTGGGGGTGTTTGTGGATTACGAAGAAGGACTGGTCTCTTTTTACAATGTTGAAGCAAAGCATCACATGTACTCTTTCACTGGTCAGACTTTCACTGAAAAACTCTATCCATTCTTCAGCCCTGGCCTTAATGAAGACGGTGGTAACTCAGTACCACTGATCATATATCCCTGGGCTCAAAACCAAGATtag